Proteins found in one Brevibacillus brevis genomic segment:
- a CDS encoding D-alanyl-D-alanine carboxypeptidase family protein, which yields MKRNGYLALCFVMCFTIFSPMAIAKEKAGQQKSDNHFAPQASSAVMIEADTGTVLYEKNANEKMPPASITKVMTMLLIMEAVERGELKLTDKVRTSERAASMGGSQIFLQPGEEMTVEDMMKGIAIASGNDASVAMAEHLAGTEESFVARMNERAQQLGMKNTHFVNSNGLPAANHYSSAADIAIMSRELLKHEGITKFTGTYQDYLRKDTETPFWLVNTNKLVRFYEGVDGLKTGYTGEAKYCLTATAKRNNMRVIAVVMGEPDVKTRNNEVSTMFNYAFTHFQVTPMYKKGEPVRALVVDKGQKPQINAVTPHAVSLLMKKGESADTFQKEIVINETVHAPIAKDQVIGHIFIRTKDGKEVNRVDLFPEDQVDKANMWEILKRTTKSILISY from the coding sequence ATGAAACGGAATGGATACCTCGCTCTATGCTTCGTTATGTGCTTTACCATCTTTTCTCCGATGGCGATTGCCAAAGAAAAGGCTGGACAGCAAAAGAGTGACAATCATTTTGCCCCACAAGCTTCATCCGCAGTGATGATTGAAGCGGATACGGGAACAGTCTTGTATGAAAAGAACGCCAATGAAAAAATGCCACCCGCCAGTATCACCAAAGTTATGACCATGCTTTTGATCATGGAAGCGGTGGAGCGGGGAGAGCTTAAGCTTACCGATAAGGTTCGAACAAGTGAAAGAGCAGCATCAATGGGCGGGTCGCAAATTTTTCTTCAGCCCGGTGAAGAAATGACGGTAGAGGACATGATGAAAGGGATTGCGATTGCCTCAGGGAATGATGCCTCTGTAGCGATGGCTGAGCACTTGGCTGGGACAGAAGAGAGTTTTGTCGCGCGAATGAATGAACGCGCTCAGCAGCTCGGCATGAAAAATACGCATTTTGTTAACTCTAATGGACTTCCTGCCGCGAATCACTACTCTTCGGCAGCGGACATTGCGATCATGTCACGCGAGCTCTTAAAGCACGAAGGCATCACGAAGTTCACCGGTACGTACCAGGACTACTTGCGAAAAGATACAGAGACCCCCTTCTGGCTTGTGAATACGAACAAGCTGGTGCGTTTTTATGAAGGGGTGGACGGTTTGAAAACTGGGTACACAGGCGAAGCGAAATACTGTTTAACAGCGACTGCCAAACGCAACAACATGCGTGTCATTGCAGTCGTCATGGGCGAGCCTGATGTAAAGACACGCAATAATGAAGTATCGACTATGTTCAATTACGCATTCACACACTTTCAGGTGACGCCGATGTACAAAAAGGGAGAACCTGTGCGTGCACTCGTAGTGGATAAAGGACAGAAACCGCAAATCAATGCGGTAACACCACATGCAGTGAGTTTGTTGATGAAAAAAGGAGAATCGGCCGATACATTCCAGAAGGAAATTGTCATCAATGAGACTGTTCACGCACCGATAGCAAAGGACCAAGTAATCGGCCACATTTTCATCCGGACGAAAGATGGCAAGGAAGTAAATCGAGTCGATCTGTTCCCGGAAGATCAGGTAGATAAAGCCAACATGTGGGAGATTCTCAAGCGAACCACCAAGAGCATTTTGATTAGCTACTAA
- the spoIIAA gene encoding anti-sigma F factor antagonist, which yields MSLRVAMETRQDVLVIRLQGELDHHTAEELRKKADDLLRTSTIRHIVLSLADLTFMDSSGIGVILGRYKQISARSGEMYVCSINPTIYRIFEMSGLFKVIKFRENEADALHVLGVA from the coding sequence ATGAGTTTACGAGTTGCGATGGAGACACGGCAGGACGTGCTAGTGATCCGTTTGCAAGGTGAGCTGGATCATCATACGGCAGAGGAGTTGCGCAAGAAGGCAGATGATCTTTTGCGTACCTCTACTATACGTCATATTGTGCTGAGTCTGGCTGATTTGACGTTTATGGACAGCTCTGGTATCGGGGTTATTTTGGGAAGATACAAGCAGATCTCTGCCCGATCTGGAGAAATGTACGTCTGCTCGATCAATCCTACGATCTATCGAATATTTGAGATGTCCGGGTTATTCAAGGTGATCAAGTTTCGCGAAAACGAAGCGGATGCTTTGCATGTTCTGGGGGTGGCGTAA
- the spoIIAB gene encoding anti-sigma F factor, producing the protein MMVQRNFMSVSFAALSQNEAFARVAVAAFISQLDITMDELEEIKTVISEAVTNAIIHGYDENPEGVVQISVRIQEDSIDLIVEDNGRGIEDVEQAMQPLYTTKPELERSGMGFTIMENFMDSLEVATVVGKGTTVRLTKRLAFAKALQN; encoded by the coding sequence ATGATGGTACAGCGTAACTTTATGTCAGTGTCGTTTGCAGCATTGAGCCAAAATGAAGCATTCGCACGTGTAGCAGTTGCAGCCTTCATTTCGCAACTCGATATTACGATGGACGAACTGGAAGAAATCAAAACCGTAATATCCGAGGCTGTTACGAATGCCATTATTCATGGTTATGACGAAAATCCAGAGGGTGTGGTACAGATCTCTGTGCGAATTCAAGAGGACAGCATTGATCTGATTGTGGAAGACAATGGAAGAGGAATTGAGGATGTAGAGCAGGCCATGCAGCCACTCTATACGACGAAACCGGAGCTGGAGCGCTCTGGAATGGGCTTTACGATTATGGAGAATTTCATGGATTCTTTGGAAGTGGCAACGGTTGTAGGTAAGGGAACAACTGTGCGCCTCACCAAACGCCTGGCGTTTGCCAAAGCCTTGCAAAATTAG